The following are encoded together in the Desulfococcus multivorans genome:
- a CDS encoding Mrp/NBP35 family ATP-binding protein: MEMITGGDCKSSQQKQKQSEQDAALEDSLRKIKQIFMVMSGKGGVGKTSVSVNLAMALAKKGFKVGIMDVDIHGPDVPRMLGIQKEMLGVNANRKLTPLAYSDNLSAVSIESLSASKDDAIIWRGPMKHSVIRQFISDVEWGELDYLIIDSPPGTGDEPLSVAQTISGAKAIIVTTPQEVSLADVRKSINFCQTIKMEIFGLIENMSGFKCPHCGEAIDMFGTGGGEKTASDFGIHFLGRIPFEPKIVACGDSGSCYQEIYKTSPVTLAFEAVAERMAKLNG, from the coding sequence ATGGAAATGATCACCGGCGGCGATTGCAAATCGTCCCAGCAGAAACAGAAACAGTCCGAGCAGGACGCAGCCCTGGAAGATTCCCTCCGAAAAATAAAACAGATCTTCATGGTCATGAGCGGCAAGGGAGGCGTCGGGAAGACGAGCGTTTCGGTCAACCTTGCGATGGCACTGGCCAAAAAGGGCTTCAAGGTCGGGATTATGGACGTGGACATTCACGGCCCGGACGTGCCCAGAATGCTCGGCATACAGAAGGAGATGCTGGGCGTCAACGCCAACAGGAAGCTGACGCCCCTGGCCTACTCCGACAACCTTTCCGCGGTGTCCATCGAATCCCTCAGTGCGAGCAAGGACGACGCCATCATCTGGAGAGGACCCATGAAACATTCGGTCATCCGTCAGTTCATATCGGATGTGGAGTGGGGGGAACTGGATTATCTGATAATCGACTCGCCTCCGGGAACGGGAGACGAACCCCTGAGTGTGGCTCAGACGATTTCAGGCGCCAAGGCGATCATCGTCACGACGCCCCAGGAGGTTTCGCTGGCGGATGTCCGGAAATCCATCAATTTCTGCCAGACCATCAAGATGGAAATTTTCGGTCTCATCGAAAACATGAGCGGTTTCAAATGTCCCCATTGCGGTGAAGCCATCGACATGTTCGGCACGGGGGGCGGTGAGAAAACCGCCAGTGATTTCGGCATTCATTTCCTCGGCAGAATACCCTTTGAGCCCAAGATCGTGGCTTGCGGGGATTCAGGGAGCTGCTATCAGGAGATATACAAGACATCTCCTGTGACGCTTGCCTTTGAGGCTGTTGCCGAACGGATGGCGAAGCTGAACGGCTGA
- a CDS encoding dihydroorotate dehydrogenase, with protein MPEATDLTADLKPDLTTRIGGVLLKNPVMTASGTFGYGREYSPFIDLNRLGAIVVKGLSLSPAKGNPPQRIAETPCGMLNAIGLENVGLDAFVEKKLPFLRSIATPTWINIYGKTVEEYAELARRIDDIEGIAGIELNISCPNVKTGGIAFGVDPQMANEVVEAVRKRTSRPLMVKLSPNVTDITQIARSAIDGGADALSLINTITGMAVDIHRRRSKIANITGGLSGPAIKPVALRMVWQVAQMSEVPVVGIGGIAKAEDALEFIIAGAAAVQIGTANFIDPTVSVQIVDGIERYMITHGISRLTELIGSLET; from the coding sequence ATGCCCGAAGCCACGGATTTGACAGCCGATTTAAAACCCGATCTGACGACCCGCATCGGGGGTGTCCTGCTCAAGAACCCGGTCATGACCGCTTCGGGCACCTTTGGGTATGGTCGTGAATATTCTCCCTTCATCGATCTCAACCGTCTGGGAGCCATTGTTGTCAAGGGGCTTTCCCTCTCTCCCGCCAAAGGCAATCCGCCCCAGCGCATCGCCGAAACCCCTTGCGGGATGCTGAACGCCATCGGCCTTGAAAATGTCGGCCTCGACGCCTTCGTTGAAAAAAAGCTGCCTTTCCTGAGATCGATCGCAACACCGACATGGATCAACATTTACGGCAAAACCGTCGAGGAATATGCCGAATTGGCCCGGAGAATTGATGACATTGAAGGGATTGCCGGTATAGAACTCAACATTTCCTGCCCCAACGTCAAGACCGGCGGCATCGCCTTCGGCGTCGACCCGCAGATGGCTAACGAGGTGGTTGAGGCCGTCCGGAAACGAACCTCACGACCGCTCATGGTCAAACTCTCTCCCAACGTCACCGACATCACTCAGATCGCCCGAAGCGCCATCGATGGGGGCGCAGACGCTCTCTCACTCATCAACACCATCACCGGCATGGCCGTCGACATCCACCGTCGGCGCTCCAAGATCGCCAACATCACCGGCGGACTGTCCGGACCCGCCATCAAACCGGTGGCGCTCAGAATGGTGTGGCAGGTCGCCCAGATGAGCGAGGTGCCGGTGGTGGGGATCGGCGGCATCGCCAAAGCCGAGGATGCCTTGGAATTTATCATCGCCGGCGCCGCTGCCGTTCAGATCGGCACCGCCAATTTCATCGACCCCACCGTATCGGTCCAGATCGTCGACGGCATCGAACGCTACATGATCACCCACGGCATTTCCCGATTGACAGAGCTGATCGGAAGCCTTGAAACATAG
- a CDS encoding chalcone isomerase family protein encodes MLKRCIMIALAVLTVVLPSCSAETVGGVAVPDTLTAGNVPLVLNGVGLRQRFFMKIYAGALYLEKKSSDARKIIAAEAPMAIRMHFIHDGVPSRKLIEAWNEGFENSTRGDTAALASQIEKFNACFTEAARAGDVYDIIYSPGQGIRVYKKNQLRGAIQGTAFKKALFGIWLGEKPADQNLKEDMLGK; translated from the coding sequence GTGTTGAAACGCTGTATAATGATCGCATTGGCCGTACTGACGGTGGTGTTACCCTCGTGTTCCGCCGAAACCGTCGGCGGCGTCGCCGTCCCGGATACGCTGACGGCGGGCAATGTGCCGCTCGTTCTGAACGGAGTGGGTTTGAGACAAAGGTTTTTCATGAAAATATACGCCGGAGCGCTGTATCTCGAAAAAAAAAGTTCTGATGCCCGAAAGATTATCGCGGCGGAAGCACCCATGGCCATCCGCATGCACTTCATTCATGACGGGGTGCCCAGCCGGAAACTGATCGAGGCCTGGAACGAGGGATTCGAAAACAGCACCAGGGGAGATACGGCGGCGCTTGCGTCACAGATCGAAAAATTCAATGCATGCTTCACTGAAGCGGCGCGTGCGGGGGATGTCTATGACATCATTTATTCCCCGGGGCAGGGGATCCGCGTCTATAAGAAAAATCAGCTCCGCGGGGCGATTCAGGGGACCGCGTTCAAAAAGGCCCTGTTCGGTATCTGGTTGGGGGAAAAGCCCGCGGATCAGAACCTCAAGGAGGATATGCTGGGCAAATAG
- a CDS encoding DUF134 domain-containing protein, whose amino-acid sequence MVRPKKNRLVAFNPEISYFKPRGIPMVDLEEVSLTVDERESIRLSDLLGLSYEEAGQRMGVSRATFGRIIQRARKVIADALINGKAINVDGGNYTIVEDNRIFVCDKCNYKWDEPLGTGKPESCPACNSRYFHRVSE is encoded by the coding sequence ATGGTCAGACCCAAAAAAAATCGACTGGTGGCGTTTAATCCCGAAATCAGCTATTTCAAGCCGCGGGGTATACCAATGGTCGACCTCGAGGAGGTCTCCCTGACCGTAGACGAACGGGAGTCGATTCGCCTTTCAGATCTGCTGGGGCTTTCCTACGAGGAAGCCGGTCAGCGGATGGGGGTTTCCCGGGCCACTTTCGGGAGGATCATCCAGCGGGCCAGAAAGGTGATCGCCGACGCGCTGATCAATGGAAAAGCCATCAACGTTGACGGTGGGAACTACACGATTGTGGAAGACAACCGGATTTTCGTCTGTGACAAGTGCAACTACAAATGGGATGAACCCCTCGGCACGGGAAAACCCGAAAGCTGTCCGGCTTGCAACAGTCGGTATTTCCATCGTGTCTCCGAATAA
- a CDS encoding ferritin family protein, producing the protein MHFESINEIIDFAIQKEQEAVDFYLTASREESMSGSKEMLIEFSEEEKKHKRMLEELKVKGYAEGVEDYQFKWIKDIKRSDYMDDMVYKPGMGYRDILIVAIKREENALKLYNKLLAEAKSENAKAIFKILCQEEARHKLGLETLYDDHMAEMGD; encoded by the coding sequence ATGCATTTTGAAAGCATAAACGAGATTATCGATTTTGCGATCCAGAAGGAACAGGAAGCCGTCGACTTTTACCTTACAGCCAGCCGGGAAGAATCCATGTCAGGCTCGAAGGAAATGCTGATCGAGTTTTCGGAAGAAGAAAAAAAGCACAAACGCATGCTCGAAGAGCTCAAGGTCAAAGGCTATGCCGAAGGCGTCGAAGACTATCAGTTCAAATGGATCAAGGACATCAAGCGCAGCGACTACATGGACGACATGGTTTACAAGCCGGGAATGGGATATCGGGACATTCTGATTGTCGCCATCAAGCGGGAGGAAAACGCTCTGAAGCTCTACAACAAATTGCTGGCCGAGGCCAAGTCCGAAAACGCCAAAGCCATTTTCAAGATCCTCTGCCAGGAAGAAGCCAGGCACAAGCTGGGTCTTGAAACCCTGTACGACGATCATATGGCTGAAATGGGCGATTGA
- a CDS encoding alpha/beta hydrolase, whose product MEETIQFKNDEGEILAGTLHLPESPAVECVIFGHCFTCSRHTTVLRETARKLTDRGIAALRFDFSGNGQSEGDFINTAYTRHIGEMTPARRFLAARGLSRFGLAGHSMGAAIAVLAALRMTDVVGVSAFSGRLGGLDPEAMFTHDQLSRLRETGRVTFQSRGRELALSNAFFEDASGYDILEAVSALSAPLLIIHGDKDEIIPVWHAEAAKERNPRATLEIVHGADHMFSDAALREKVADLAADWFRQRFDA is encoded by the coding sequence ATGGAAGAAACGATACAATTCAAGAACGACGAGGGTGAAATATTGGCCGGCACACTTCACCTCCCCGAATCCCCCGCGGTGGAGTGCGTCATCTTCGGCCACTGTTTTACCTGCTCACGACATACCACCGTGCTCCGGGAAACAGCCCGCAAACTGACGGATCGGGGAATTGCGGCCCTTCGGTTCGATTTTTCCGGAAACGGTCAGAGTGAGGGGGATTTTATCAATACCGCCTACACCCGGCATATCGGTGAGATGACGCCGGCGCGTCGGTTTCTTGCCGCCAGGGGGTTGTCGCGTTTCGGACTGGCCGGCCACAGCATGGGGGCGGCCATTGCCGTTCTGGCCGCCTTACGGATGACGGACGTCGTCGGTGTATCGGCTTTTTCCGGCCGCCTTGGCGGGTTGGATCCCGAAGCGATGTTTACCCACGATCAGCTGTCGCGGCTCCGGGAGACCGGTCGTGTGACATTCCAGAGTCGGGGGCGTGAATTGGCACTGTCGAACGCATTTTTCGAGGATGCGTCCGGATATGACATTCTTGAAGCCGTCTCGGCCCTCAGCGCACCGCTTCTCATCATTCATGGGGATAAGGATGAGATCATTCCGGTATGGCACGCCGAGGCCGCCAAGGAACGAAATCCCCGCGCGACGCTCGAGATCGTCCATGGTGCGGATCACATGTTCAGCGATGCCGCGTTGCGTGAAAAGGTTGCCGACCTCGCGGCAGACTGGTTTCGACAACGTTTCGACGCATAA